AAAGAAAGTCCTGGAGCTTCATCTACATCGTGCTGGAGATTCCgtaggttcctctggtttgattttgcagtttaacACGCCGCTTgcttcaaccgcacttcatgttgttttgtctaaaccggaagtccctGAGTCATTTTGTTACGTCTTTTCCTAATGTTGCCTAATTATTGGAATTTACCTGAAGCCGCATGTAAGAAATAACaccaggcctgcaagcaggactgaacgggcccttgcACTTTGACGCAACTCGGACGGCACTCAGGTAAGGGTGGTGACAGATAGTCtacctctaatcatctcatgagaacctaacatgctcgaaactcACCTCTTTTTTGAGataagaaatacattcacacaactAGGAGAAAAAACCCAATTGGAgacagtactacaaaaaagtgggcactactgagctgtgcagccacgcccttattcaaaactagggctgcagctatcgattaatcgatgaactaattagttggaataatcgagtaatcggataaacaaaaaaataaaacataaacaccattttaaaaaaagggtCTATGTAAAAAATGGCAGTCTTTGGCAGCCCGACCGGGTCAGGCCAGCGAATGAAAGCTCACCATTTTGACAActcaagatctcatatgtctcatgaacagtctcaccaattttgaggagtatCCAACAAACTCCCTAGGCCCcaatgtctcaaatgtgcaccctgtaaatcgacaaaaaattcacatttaatccaaaatacccgatttcctgttgggtttggagcaAGGGTGCAAgagtatcaactccccaaatttcatcactctacgttgaaaaaaacctaataggagaggcatgTTTGAAAAATTCTAGGGTGCGACACTGAGAcatttcgttacattatttcgcAAAGTTGCagaattatcaaattttacgcaaattgtgcaaattttggtgagtttttgagcatgttaggcctccaaattggcaattttcatttgccattggCAAAAATGCTTTGCATTTCAATAGGATTCTCGCGCCAGTTAGCAGCAGggtgcgagaaccaaaagtggtatatgccatgtggcaaaatggattttgccatgtgtcaattttttttggccatgtggcatttttttgccatgtgtcaatttctttttttttcatgtggcaaaatggatttttgccaCTAAAtggattctgccatgtggcaaaaacatggcaaaaaaaaaaaaaatgccacatgacaaaatcaattttgccacattgcaaaatccattttgccacatggcaaaaaaaaataaaatgccacgtgccaaaatccattatgccaaatggaaaaaattgccacatggcaagatccattttgccacatggcaagatccattttgccacatggcaaaatccattttgccacaaggaaaatttttttgccacatgacaaaataaaactgccacatggcaaaatccattttgccaaatggcaaaaacaaatgccacatggcaaaatccgttttgccacatgggggaaaaaatgccacagggcaaagtccattttgccacattgcaaaattcattttgtggcatggcaaaaaaaaggccacatgccaaaattcattttgccacatggataaaaatttgccacatggcaaaaaaaatgtcatgtgcCAAAATCCATATtgccaaatggaaaaaaattgccacatggcaagatccattttgccacatggcaaataccacttttggttgtcACCGTCTCTCCCAGTTGGTGCTCAGGTCCTAAATATAGTAACGCACACTAACTTTAATCACATTActagtttggaaaaatgaaagcgttggattactcgttactgaaagaaagtaccgtattggcctgaatataagacagtgtttttttgcattgaataagactgaaaaagtgggggtcgtcttatattcgcggtctagacattatacccattcatgacgctagatggcgccagatatcattgaagcgatgttctgtcatgatagatctcagctactctcaagtttaaccagtttgcattattttattgcactgttttacttaaatttgtttcaagactacagttacagttagacttcacttgatggttaatgcagttattgcaatgctgttgttttatcacaatatattggtttatttacatttcaaaaaccagaagccattcatttacaaatgtgattgcactttagtttacatattgaaatgttcagatattaagatttgaatgaggcaaaataacatgctttttctctcaaatatattgttataatcatttgtttcggatgtactgtaattattttctgtataaaaatgaatttggtgttcaaaaagtcttttttcaaacttgaatcttgaaaaagggggtcgtcttataatcggggccatcttgtattcgggccaatacggtaatcacattgcagtaacgcgttagtgacaacactgagCATTACACACTTTCACAATTTACCAGTTGGTACCGTATTTTTCCAGAGCTTCATCTGTCACGTGTCTCAAAAGAGCTTAAAATCTTTTAAAATTTCCCGTGCAATTTTGCTTTTCCGTCATTTCCTCTACACGAGTGGTTTGTGAAATACACTTTCCTAGTGTAACTTCTACCACAAGCTGCGCAGTAAAATGGTTTCTCACCAGTGTGCACTTTTTGGTGTTGAACAAAACTGCCTCGGCATGCGAATCGTTTACCGCAAAGTTGGCAAGCGTATGGTTTCTCCCCGGTGTGCGTTCTCATGTGGTTTGTCAGATGTTGCTTATCGCCGAATCTTCTATGACAAACAAAGCATTCGTGCGGTTTCTctcctgtgtgtgttctcatgTGCTTTTTAAAATTGAGTTCAAGAGCGAAGCACTTACCGCACTCTGAACAgagaaaaggtttttcgcctgtGTGTGTTAGTATGTGGCGTTTCAAATTGCTCTTGGTAGTCATTTGTATACCGCAAACCGAGCAGATGAAATCTTTCTCTGCGGCGTGCGTTTTCATGTGACCCCTCAGAGATACGCTTTTCAAAGTTTTCCCGCACTGACGACAAAGACGACTGTCGTCTTTGTCGTCGGCGTCATCGTCATCAAATTCATTGCAAGAATAATCCTCGTCGTCGTCCTTGAATTCATCACAAGAATAATCCTCGTCGTCACGATATTCGTAACCGTCGCTGTCGGAAGAATGGCAGTCGGTACCTGAGAGAATAGctgaaaagcaaaaagaaacATTTGGTTTAGAACAGAAAAATCGAATCgatgattaaccctttaaggtctgggcctattttgtctgattttgcatgcctttgaagttgcctttatatttcaaagaaagaatggtttacgatggcctggtttggtcccttttttgtgacaccttgaacttcatgtccaaactgttgtttccttcactgaccaattataaatcatcattttgggcccaaaaagaccaaaaattccaaaatctttttgtcaaaatttttaatattgatgtccaattgacaaccaaacatgcgtaacgaaccgttttgaaactttgtaatatttattcaacatgttaggatgaacattcaacccaaaaaaatttagaataaataatcttatatttgacaattcaacataaacaacaggtatagccataggcgttttttgcctttatacatgctctagtcaaaacaggttatatacagcagaccaaacagtgaagaacagtgaaaaaatatataccatctaacacaaaaagtgtttagaggccatctctttatgagtttaggtattgcggcccatcacctgatgaaaactatgtacaaacaatcaagcttcttgaacacacatttatatacacaaattgagaagactgatagtgggaaaatattaggcctgaacgatattggaaaaaactattgttgcgatttttttgaggtgtgcaatatattgcgatattatattgcgatagtaataaataaataaataaataaataaataaataaataaataaaaatatattatatatatatatatttttttttttttaaagaaattttcactagatgacttgaatagctgtttggaaatactttgcatgacacaccgtgaccacagtgtattcatataataccgtttcattagtgaatgattaagattgctgtatgaagggatccaggaagccatgtctgctcaaaatagataatttattgaacacaatatttgacacttcaacagcagcaaatatattacatgacaaataaaagagcaggtgcattcgtcctccaagtttttgacaaaatataacaatatataaaaacttctgtaaaataacaaagttgtaaacatatttgaacaaaaatattaaatatgacaaataagagttgttcacaaactataacaataaataaaaaccttagtaaaacaacaataaagttgtcaacatatttgaatttaaatattaaatctgtcaaataaaagtgcaagtgcattaatcccctgagttgtttgcaCAAAATatgacaatataaaactgcaacaaagttgtaaaaatatttaaacaaaaatattaagtatcaaaactttatgtgcagctgtactatagttatttgaaaaatacaatttacaattaatttaaatataaaagaaacaaactcaattgaactgaataactgcaaataactgtgatgaataacagaaccattttaactcccaaatttcctgccttcctgatagctgtcacatgaataaaaagaagaaaagagattcctgcagctgtgttatgtatttgtctgcatatcgtccaccttccttgctcagcaattctcaactgggtctcataggtttttggccaagactactagtttatccaccattgcaggcttgagacaagaacgttggcacgtaacaatgctcccacctgtactaaaaagcctctgatgggaagctcgtagcaggaatgcatagatacctgcgttttaattggtcccacatgttcgacggattacttcttgttgaggcaaccacggcgaggcactgtcgacagggctgttttttgttccttatattcttgtcgatagccaagatacttccaaaactccttttggagacaagtcttccctattcaacgtgttgcttgctttcactttgaaaacggcccctcctccctccgctctgctgttcggcccctcctccctccactccgctgtagcgggggagggggaggagccgattacTGCGAGTTGGAGAGAATGAGAGGCTGTGCGCTCTCCTTCccgctccttcctcaaaacaaacgttagtggattaaaaaaaagtgaaatgaaaaaactatcgcacgtccttgcgatgggactattgcgcatgcgcacatcgcgatggcaatgtttaaacgatatatcgttcaggcctagaaaatatatatatataaaacattgggggaaaaaaagtattttcaaaaatatttacaaaaaacaagttacattttttttcaggcatgccactccgaaaagcagtttcgtcctggaattagacacagggctacatcacacagcccacacctccatggggtgtcggtcctctttccacccttccatcttcatttcactttactttcattgtcactataaatgtacatgaaaaaaaagtcagtatttatgaaaataataaagtataaaatgaaaatatatatacagcattaaataataatggaaatctatatgtatgacaatagaaagaataccatagctgaatatgtgctacatccctaatcttcatatagaaagaacaccaccacaaattataaattcctgcctgggatacacacagtgcacttacgactttgatctgatatgcacattattatatagacaaacacacacttatattgcatcaaaattaactttgtcttgcaatatcaaaagaaactttcaaaagaaactttttcagcataaaaaaaaaaaagtgagttggcttacctctgctcgtcgatggcgtcacccacgtgttcaaatcagtcactatcttcactctgaggactcttccgaagaagacgatgatgacgaatttggaccatcctcttcctcaagttgatcaaaaagcacaattgcttgcactaaatttagttttccgttcattctcaaagtcacacaaagtcgctgccgatccaaacggccgtcgctcgccacctcgctgcttcagaacactcctccctctcgttctgtggaacctcgcacggcagttatatttataaaaaaaaaaactcattttgtgcttccactgtgacttcgaaagggttcgtttgatttgtgtttttttcatggagcttccgttttgaaaaaggacaagaaatgatggaaatatagacataaacaaatgatccatgcagcgttttttttgagaggacaataaaactataaaacttaaatgacaatatctaacGTTTTTGTTGGTCGATCGACTTCAAATaatgagagtaaaccgcaacttccacactttaaaacgagaccaaccaacggcatgtgggtgacgtaattaaaacgtgagggcgcttcaaagacgacgtgcgctgaggacgcgccggcgcgtccttcgactctcaagggttaaaatcGTTTCCAAGTCGTTTCtaattacagtgctggccaaaagtattggcacccctgcaattctgtcagataatgagaACATgatcgcaattacaaatgctttggtagtaccgtattggcccgaatataagacggccctaataataagacgcccccttctttttcaagactcaagtttgaaaaaaagactttttgaacaccaaattaatttttatacagaaaataatttagggctgcagctaacgaTTAATTTtagttagggatgtcccgatccaggtttttgcacttccgatccgataccgatattgttttgcacttccgatccgataccggcctctctgagcatgtattaaagtttaaagttatttatccTCCTTACTTAGTCGTCAGACTCAtgatgaaaagggttttagtagtcttgataacaacttgccagctgaattaggtgagtttgaataacacaatggttggttccaagaaactgacctgtttattaaatgataaacacgaaacattataaataacaaacagaaatgacatattcagacagtaaaacatgcaaataataatgtaaactgtcttaaaaggcaaaacacacaaacaacttcaaactattaactattacacactccctttgatttgcttgcccagcACGAAAACCctcaaaattttatgttttatttgtaggcacgagc
The DNA window shown above is from Corythoichthys intestinalis isolate RoL2023-P3 chromosome 14, ASM3026506v1, whole genome shotgun sequence and carries:
- the LOC130929444 gene encoding gastrula zinc finger protein XlCGF17.1-like; this translates as MCEKPSEEYTEELLCGKKEMALDQLNMEPRVVLQQLTAILSGTDCHSSDSDGYEYRDDEDYSCDEFKDDDEDYSCNEFDDDDADDKDDSRLCRQCGKTLKSVSLRGHMKTHAAEKDFICSVCGIQMTTKSNLKRHILTHTGEKPFLCSECGKCFALELNFKKHMRTHTGEKPHECFVCHRRFGDKQHLTNHMRTHTGEKPYACQLCGKRFACRGSFVQHQKVHTGEKPFYCAACGRSYTRKVYFTNHSCRGNDGKAKLHGKF